Below is a genomic region from Ziziphus jujuba cultivar Dongzao chromosome 7, ASM3175591v1.
aaatttgaaaatcttagcaCGAAGACCGCTAGAGATGCATGCTGCTGTGTGAATTTGAGGCATCATTCTTCAGCAtcctaaaaaaatttgaattgcaaaGGCTTATTAGCACAGAAGCAGATGGCCTAACCTGGTATATGTGAAAAGAATCCTTCACGCTGGGCCAGTTGATAACAGgcattggagtttgaattttcacttaatttttcacaaattttttctttcttttatatatttttgtttgggatatcAAGATTCTGGTTCAGCATGAGGTATGCCAGCAAAGTCTTGCTGTGTCTGCTACCTTGTAGGACTTTGTATCCAATATGTTTCGaatcttatacataatcttGGAACATAGGAATTATAGAGTTGTGTTCAGCTGGATTTTCGtagaaaaaaagataccaaaatgtaataaacaaaaaagaaaaaaaaaaaaaaagaaaagaaaaaaacttccATTCGTTCCAAAACTTTGTTTCTCTTGAAAACCGTATCTTGGTGTCTTCTGTTACTGTTGCTACTTGTGAGTTTctttggctttttttctttttttttccttttttttttttgggttgtccgaaagcattaaatatatatatatatatatatatattaaaacagaAAACGGCCAGATGGGTTTCAAAGCAGCACATGTTGAAAACTGAAAACTGACGTTACATTATATAAGACCTGTCTAGACTCAGCCTTGGCCGGTTGGTGATTGGGAGCAATTTGCTGCAATAATAATCCAAAGCTTCGCGCCCATCTCTGCAGTGTTTGCTTCTGATTTGGCATCGGAATTTGTAGCAGAGAGGAGGGCTTGATGTTCTGGTTGGGGATTCGGATTCCGTTTTGTCCAGTTCTAGTTCTTAGCAAAAACGGCTGTCCATTTTATGGAAAATGATATACACAAGCGGGCCATAAAAAACGACATCATCTttatattgaaaaaagaaatgggTTTCACAGAAAAATAGGTGGAAAACTAGTTATGGTCATAATGCTGCAAATTTTGGGCGGTTGTAATTTAATATACCCCCACCATATTTATTGCTGTTcggtagatattttgtttgccAAACAAGTTGAAAACATGAAGCAAACTAGACTTTGGAAATTGGAAAATGTTTTTCGATCATAACAAGTACattcttttatctttctttGTGTGTGATCTACCTTGTTTTGTTAGTTAATATTACTGCTTTGCTGACAGGTTAAAGTAACATCACCCGTGTATATTGAGATACAGAATCTACAACTTTGTATGCTaacaaatttcagttttttttttttttttttgttttttttatatattaataaaataagaaaaaaaatgaatatattttttaaaagaatataaatgTGAAAAGGAAAGGGAGAAGAAAAGCAGAGAAGAGAGAAGATAAAGGAAGAAACAAGATAGATGAGAATCACAAAATagagataaaaagaaaatcccACAGGGACAGGATGACAAGATTATACCTGTTTTCCTTATCCTACCTGGGTTTGAATCCTGCTGTGGTTAAAAatgatcatcaattttttttttttaaagaataagaaagaaaaataaaaaaagaggataaaatataaataatatctataaaCATTAAATTTTGCTAGGATGGGCATTGAAGCCTACGTTATAATTTAGCGTGGCacttataaaaattatcatatagaaAACTCAATATCTTTCTTTCTAAGGAAATGAAGTGAACTCTAATATGCAGTTAGCTTTACTTTAAACCTTTTATCTTGGATGACAAAACCTTTGGGAAATacaagaaattatatattatatcgtataaatatctatattataataagtttgtttaaattgtatatatgttATGGGAAGGCATGGGTGTGTATTTGGATGGCAGAAATGTGATCTCTCGTTGGCTGATAGTTGTTGACTGCTAGTTGCATCTAACTTTTCGTTAGGGCATGGAGCATCAACGTTAACTTATCAATATGTAACCAGCTAAAGAGTTAAGTTTCAGATCAGAGCAGGTCCATTATTGTGGCAGTGGATAAGGGGGGATCAATCAAAGAGTTTAGTGGAGGACCAAATATTTGGTCGGTGATTTCTGTACtcttttaagtatttttatcttttcatctatttatataataaatacaacccCCAAAAAGTTTTCCTTGATTGGTTGGCATGGAAGGCAGTAacattttttgcttttaaaaaaacacaacttttaattattttactttcgGTTTACAAAAGTGTTTCAAAGCGGCAGAAACAGAAAAATTGTATCATTTTCCGAAATTGTAAAATGAATACTTCATGAAGTCTATGTATCTAGTAGCTGGCTCTCGTGCAAACTTCAAACTGTaacccttctttttctttattgaagTTGCACACAGTTCAAAGTTTTGAATAGTACGTTTCAGAAAGACCTTTACCTCCAACTCCAAGGAACCAGTAAAGGCCATGTTAACGTGGCTAAAACTCATTTGTTGAAACTTTATAACAATAAGACCTTTATTCATTCTTCTTTTCCGATGCTAATTTGTTTCGAAAATTGATTACTAATTTAaacatatgatatatatatatatatatatattataataatattatattgatgtaGTTTTCAATAAAATTGTAGAGGTCATAATTTTTCACATATTCACACATGGTTCATCCTCTCAATGAAAAGACTATGAAGTGCAAAAATGGAAGAGCATATGTAAAAATTGTGAATCAACACGGGTAgtaacagtatatatatatatattgtccaaAATACCATAAAAGATTAAACAAACTCTAGTTAGGATGAGACCAAGTATGAACTATGAAAGAGCCAAAAtgaataaaatccaaaatatgTACCTAGACGATCACCTAGGTTCCAATACCTAAAAAGTGACCCATGCTTCTGTTGGTTCAACTGTCTGTAGAGATCTGAGAGGTATGAAATATAAGTCAAATTAACTACCGTGACGAAAAACTTTACATCTTGCGGTATGCTATACTTGTAGATCACTCCAAAATCGCAAAATAGTCATATTTGGAGACTAAGCttatctttataaattaaattttacaagGTTTTTATTCTTACCATTAATTAGAATAATGAGAGTAAAATGATCACAAACAGTTCACGAAATCCAAAACTCTACCTTCATTAACTCAAGCATTAGAAAACATATATTCACATTTTAATCATGTCACTAGTATATATTTCCTTATCAAACTGACAACTATATATTTTACAACAATAAACTTAGCAATGCTACAAATACCAGTTTATTTCacctaatataatataatatactaGATGTATAAAAAAgttcattaaataaataaattattaaatgatgtaatttcattttatttatttgtgtatttagttatatatatatttttaaaatttatcaatataaatctaaattatatgtatctatatatatatatatatatatatttatctatcaataaaataataaccatcattagttttatttcatctattcaaaaaagaaaaaaaaaagaaaaaagttagttTATTTCATCCTATGGCGGTTACCTGCTGCCCAAGGACTCGGAACTGGCTTTAATAATTCTAGTGACgagaaaaaaaaaccaccacCCACGAGGCCACGTGGTGTGGCAGCATTTTTCTGCTCGCTTCCCTATCTCAATCCTAAACAAGAAGTTGGAACCAAGTCTATCAGCAGTCCCATAATAATTCTACTATTCCACTTATAgccaataaatgaataaataaatgaaataaaataaaataaaaatctactaTACCActtgtttattgttttatatatttattcaaataCATGAAtccttttttcaaatatttaatccaCCTCCGCTGCCTTTATAAACCTCACCTCCTCTTATTCTTCTTCACCAAATATCCTCCACAAAACAAACAatacattcttcttcttctccaacaATGGCCCTCCTAACCTTCTCAACCCTCCTTCTCTTCCTCTCCTTGTCTctctcatcatcttcatcatctgcCTCTGACATGTCCATAATCTCCTACAACCAAAACCATGATTCCCAATCGAGTTGGCGAACTGATGACCAGGTGAAGGACATCTATGAGCAATGGTTGGCAAAGCACAACAAAGCTTATAACGGTCTCGGAGAGCAAGACAGGAGGTTTGAGATCTTTAAGGAAAATCTAAGGTTCATCGATGAGCATAATGCTCTAAACCGGACCTACAAACTGGGCTTGAACAGGTTCGCTGACCTTACCAATGAGGAATACCGTGCCAAGTTTTTGGGAACCAGAACGGACGCCAAACGAAGGGTCATGAAGTCCAGGAACGCTAGTCGGAGGTATGCCCATTCCGGCGAGAAGTTGCCGGAATCTGTGGATTGGAGACGACAGGGTGCTGTTAATCCCGTCAAAGATCAAGGAAGTTGCggtgagttttattttttttttagtattttttttcttggactAAACTATCCTTaccatatgttaaaaaaaattttgttttgattaattttggtGGCTTTATTGTCAATTAGACAAaagttttttacaatttttatttatttaattattttttgcacaaagaagaaaacaaaaactatgTGTTATTGAAGTAAGGACGAGGGTTTTGAGTCAAAAGTGTTAAAATAGACTAGTAGTTTAGACTGTTAGTTTGGACGTGCGGTTGGTTTGTCTCAACAAAAAAAGCTTACGTGAGAACGAAGaaaatattgtttcttttttcttcttctagaaAATTGGAATCTTTAAAGTTTGTGGACCATTGGAAAATGGAAATTACACAATAAAAGTGACTTGGCACTGGGCAAAAAGTCCAAAACCTATCTACTTTTCCAattaagaagaaataaaaagctATACTTTGATTTGGGCCAAAAGAAGAAATAAGAAGTATACTTTGATTTGGGCCTAGGACCCAAATCAAAATCTGACCTAAAATTTATTTGGGCTCTTTGGCCCAAATTCAATAGGCTCTGTTTATTGAGTCTTCTTTGTTCCTCCTATGGTGAACAGGAAGTTGCTGGGCTTTCTCAACAATAGCCGCAGTAGAAGGAATAAACCAAATAACAACTGGAAAACTGATCTCTCTATCAGAGCAAGAGCTGGTGGACTGTGACAGATCATACAACGAGGGCTGCAATGGAGGTCTAATGGACTATGCTTTTGAATTCATCATTCAAAATGGTGGCATGGACACCGAAGATGATTACCCTTATGCAGGATTCGATGGAAAATGTGACCTCGCTAAGGTCAGTTCTCATTCCTGAATATATTTCACCTGCCAATTGTGttcatttttcaataattttcctactaaaaaaagaaatttttaaaaaatttttttttttttgggactacTGCAGGAGAATAAGAAGGTTGTCACTATTGACGGGTACGAGGATGTTCCTGCTTATGATGAGAATGCATTGAGAAAGGCTGTGGCTCATCAGCCTGTCAGTGTAGCTATTGAAGCTGGTGGCCCTGCTCTGCAGCTCTATGAGTCTGTGAGTACTTAAAAAACTCTCTcgattttctttgttcttctttgaaaaggaacaaaaaaagaaaaaaaaaatgatgatgaagaagaagaatagctgattcatataaattttacttatttcttcACTTTTAAATGTTGTCAGGGCGTTTTCACTGGTGAATGTGGGACAGCACTAGATCatggtgttgttgttgttggataTGGGAAAGAGAATGGTATAGATTACTGGCTTGTGAGGAACTCATGGGGCAATAGCTGGGGAGAAGATGGGTATATCAAAATACAGAGGAATGTGGTTAACTCCTACACTGGCAAATGTGGCATTGCAATGGAAGCCTCTTACCCTGTGAAAAATACCCAAAACTCCATTAAACCTTACTGGGCTTATGAGATTGCTAGCGAGATGATAAGCGTTGCTTGAAATTTTCTTTGAGGCTCTTCTCAGCCAGGGAAGTGGAAAAAAATGCAGAAGAAAAATGGTGCTTCTGTTTTTCGTCAGCTTGTTGGGTCTAAACTTTTAGCAAAGGAAGGCTGTCCCTTGTTTGGATGATTATTGTTGTAAATAGCTTTAATTATTTAGAATGGCGacaaataatatgatatattgTTGCAAATCAATGTAATCTCTATTGGAAGTTAGCCTGAATTCACCAGGTATTTATAAGCGCTTTGCTTTAGTTTATCTCCTTGTGTTTCATCCTTTTTAGAGGTCAGAATTTCCGTTGTAATTTACCATGCatttatatgaatataaataagATGTTTGATAAAATCTTAATCCTAATCGTCTCTAACAggcaatatataaataagatgTTGGATGATGTATTTGCACACGGTCAACATACTCAGAATCTAAttgttcataatttttttcttttagccaCACTTTAAGCGGCAGATAGACCATCTATGGTGTAGTTTTTGGTGCAATGTGTGTGGATTCCAAGTTCcaaaaaatatagtaaatattgttttcatctATAGACAGAAGAAATTAACATGGTCTAGCTGGTTCATCGATGTGGAGCAACTTTTCGTGTTCGAGGCAGTGCATTCTCATCCAATTGAAAAGGAAATTTCTGGCCTcttttaagtttcttttcccCACCTTCCCAACACGAGTGCCAGAAAAGTCATGTG
It encodes:
- the LOC107424861 gene encoding cysteine proteinase mucunain; translated protein: MALLTFSTLLLFLSLSLSSSSSSASDMSIISYNQNHDSQSSWRTDDQVKDIYEQWLAKHNKAYNGLGEQDRRFEIFKENLRFIDEHNALNRTYKLGLNRFADLTNEEYRAKFLGTRTDAKRRVMKSRNASRRYAHSGEKLPESVDWRRQGAVNPVKDQGSCGSCWAFSTIAAVEGINQITTGKLISLSEQELVDCDRSYNEGCNGGLMDYAFEFIIQNGGMDTEDDYPYAGFDGKCDLAKENKKVVTIDGYEDVPAYDENALRKAVAHQPVSVAIEAGGPALQLYESGVFTGECGTALDHGVVVVGYGKENGIDYWLVRNSWGNSWGEDGYIKIQRNVVNSYTGKCGIAMEASYPVKNTQNSIKPYWAYEIASEMISVA